A window of Ranitomeya variabilis isolate aRanVar5 chromosome 2, aRanVar5.hap1, whole genome shotgun sequence contains these coding sequences:
- the LOC143803857 gene encoding uncharacterized protein LOC143803857 gives MELNQTDDNLEDSDESPTATSMPGTSASETEAPADPTPTTQPDDQVSDAAETSTDGGPGSTQTAAPSTSQTAAPSTSQTTAPSTSQTASQSNSQTAPAPQAASTANLPMYLTHSLRDRRSRRQEQPRMLPELIDARVLSILNSMTPETAVDRFCRSLSPCLGKVPDGRQERVRAAILTLIDASQGEQEPNQVLGPIEQWRAAQHQIQMPSATNITNDQNVGTQQTQERPAPSSMLPPPAVRPRYPQRTAPVWFPPAHSYTHDSGQRAPMQFGNSVSSMKPWEIRSQSCVFG, from the exons ATGGAGCTAAATCA GACTGATGACAACCTTGAGGACTCGGATGAATCGCCAACAGCCACATCAATGCCAGGAACCTCGGCATCGGAGACCGAAGCCCCAGCAGACCCGACACCCACAACACAGCCTGATGATCAGGTGTCTGATGCTGCTGAAACCTCCACTGATGGTGGTCCTGGAAGCACACAAACAGCAGCTCCAAGCACTTCACAAACAGCAGCCCCAAGCACTTCTCAAACAAcagccccaagcacttcacaaacagCATCCCAAAGCAATTCTcaaacagccccagcaccacagGCAGCATCAACAGCAAACCTACCTATGTATCTAACACACAGTCTCCGAGATAGGCGAAGTAGGCGACAGGAACAGCCACGTATGCTGCCCGAGCTCATTGATGCTAGAGTTTTATCCATACTCAATTCCATGACACCAGAAACGGCTGTAGATAGGTTTTGTCGCTCACTGTCTCCTTGCCTTGGCAAAGTTCCTGATGGACGGCAGGAACGAGTACGTGCTGCAATCTTGACCCTCATTGATGCTAGCCAAGGAGAGCAGGAACCCAACCAGGTGCTAGGGCCCATTGAACAATGGCGAGCTGCCCAACATCAAATACAGATGCCATCTGCTACCAATATAACAAATGACCAAAATGTAGGTACACAACAAACACAGGAAAGGCCTGCACCCTCGTCCATGCTTCCACCTCCTGCTGTAAGACCTCGTTATCCCCAAAGGACTGCTCCAGTTTGGTTTCCTCCTGCCCATAGCTACACCCATGATTCTGGACAAAG GGCACCAATGCAGTTTGGAAACTCTGTGTCTTCCATGAAACCCTGGGAAATCCGAAGCCAGTCTTGTGTGTTTGGCTGA